A genomic window from Luteolibacter flavescens includes:
- a CDS encoding lipopolysaccharide biosynthesis protein: MDAALMDESSHSARRDRSIRLAVVTAFLSKAGNALLQLVSIPVAARVLGKEELGLYSAVGVTLGTISLLQVGIGPALAHGISKANANGDDAEVRRLSSSAFYLSTGLGLLAGLIFAAVLLTVPLPAIFGESFAGKESVLRPALWTGLGLFVAMFVFNLTDRTREGLLEASSNNVWGAAGNVLAAIAVGVGVLFVPQVWFLVLAVHGSLVVAKLCNTIALWRKHPEVRPAWTRFRLPVAKHLFTDGLAFSAATLITGVVEYNLCGWLVGRHGGPAATALYGVFISMTVMQLGFVMMLSTPTWPAVASALARGDVTWARKAAKKLYLYGSGFALCAFAGLVLLGPWVFSVWLGKEFSGLPRVMFAAYGLYFAAHVWRHLNHAMMIGTGQVGKLARIQFVESTLAAGAAYVALEWGGIAPMLAAVALSILAITGWILPREVAGRLRTVG; this comes from the coding sequence ATGGATGCCGCCTTGATGGATGAGTCATCGCATTCCGCGCGCCGTGATCGCTCGATCCGGCTGGCGGTGGTGACCGCCTTCCTCTCGAAAGCCGGGAACGCGCTGCTGCAACTGGTGTCGATCCCCGTTGCCGCGCGCGTGCTCGGAAAGGAAGAGCTGGGCCTCTACTCGGCTGTCGGCGTCACGCTCGGCACCATCTCGCTGCTGCAGGTCGGCATCGGGCCCGCCCTGGCGCATGGCATCTCGAAGGCGAATGCGAACGGGGACGATGCCGAGGTGCGGCGGCTTTCCTCCAGCGCCTTCTACCTCTCCACGGGCCTCGGTCTTCTGGCTGGGCTGATCTTTGCCGCGGTGCTCCTCACGGTTCCATTGCCCGCGATCTTCGGGGAGTCCTTTGCGGGGAAGGAGAGCGTGCTGCGTCCCGCGCTTTGGACCGGCCTCGGGCTCTTCGTGGCGATGTTCGTTTTCAATCTCACCGACCGCACCCGCGAGGGGCTGTTGGAGGCATCGTCCAACAACGTGTGGGGTGCCGCGGGCAACGTGCTCGCCGCCATCGCGGTCGGCGTCGGTGTGCTCTTTGTCCCGCAGGTGTGGTTCCTCGTGCTGGCCGTGCACGGCTCGCTCGTCGTGGCGAAGCTCTGCAATACCATCGCCCTGTGGCGGAAGCACCCGGAAGTCCGGCCCGCTTGGACGCGCTTCCGCCTGCCGGTCGCAAAGCATCTCTTCACCGACGGCCTCGCCTTCTCCGCCGCCACGCTCATCACCGGTGTGGTGGAATACAATCTCTGCGGGTGGCTCGTGGGTCGCCACGGCGGACCCGCCGCGACTGCCCTTTACGGCGTTTTCATCTCGATGACGGTGATGCAGCTCGGCTTCGTGATGATGCTGAGCACTCCGACGTGGCCGGCGGTCGCATCGGCACTCGCCCGCGGCGACGTGACATGGGCGCGGAAGGCGGCGAAGAAGCTCTACCTCTATGGCAGCGGCTTTGCCCTCTGTGCCTTCGCCGGTCTGGTGCTGCTCGGCCCGTGGGTCTTCTCCGTGTGGCTCGGCAAGGAATTCTCCGGCCTGCCGCGCGTCATGTTCGCCGCCTATGGCCTGTATTTCGCTGCCCACGTCTGGCGGCACCTGAATCACGCCATGATGATCGGCACCGGCCAGGTCGGGAAGTTGGCGCGTATCCAATTTGTAGAATCCACGCTCGCGGCGGGGGCCGCGTACGTAGCGCTGGAATGGGGAGGCATCGCTCCGATGCTCGCAGCGGTCGCACTGTCGATCCTCGCGATCACCGGGTGGATCCTCCCGAGGGAAGTGGCCGGCCGTCTGCGGACGGTTGGCTGA
- a CDS encoding sugar transferase — protein sequence MNCAPPAPIVEESSPIDSTSLPPLDQSRSYSLRHRHRPWVAHQKLIAISFLGDAAVVFISMLIAYLVRFESQLQYVGVDDPEISLSAYAGHVLIGGGLMLALLANFRVHDPRNYLAIRRTFTVIVKTCAIWLVAFLGIALILKLDPAISRAYCVLGSVTAIALLCGWRWFLFCVLRRESFAQALRQKAVFVGWNAECSRAIGRFSEGRSQQIDVHGVILPPNGKLESAPPSDAPVLGSYDDFRDIVRNSGADLIMAVDGCMDRHEMLLLAETCGKEFVDFKLVPSCFQILVSGLQLENFQGMPVLGIGKLPLHHAFNNAMKRGIDIIGAIFGLVLFAPVIAAFCAMVRMESRGPVFYRQRRIGLNGRPFDIIKIRSMKVDAESNGRPGWTVKDDPRRLKVGAFMREWNIDELPQFWNVLTGEMSLVGPRPERPELIENFKEDIPHYNVRHNIKPGVTGWAQVNGLRGDTCLRERVKFDLDYIENWNVFLDLQIMMMTFFNRKGAC from the coding sequence ATGAACTGTGCTCCCCCGGCACCGATTGTGGAAGAATCGTCCCCCATCGATTCGACCTCGCTGCCACCCCTCGATCAGTCCCGCTCGTATTCGCTGCGCCATCGCCACCGTCCTTGGGTGGCCCACCAGAAGTTGATTGCGATCAGCTTCCTGGGAGATGCCGCCGTGGTCTTCATTTCGATGCTCATCGCCTATTTGGTGCGCTTCGAGTCCCAGCTCCAATACGTCGGAGTGGATGATCCGGAGATCAGCCTGAGCGCTTACGCTGGCCACGTCCTCATTGGCGGTGGACTGATGCTTGCTCTGCTGGCGAATTTCCGCGTCCACGATCCGCGCAACTACCTCGCGATCCGCCGCACCTTTACGGTGATCGTAAAAACCTGCGCCATCTGGCTCGTCGCTTTCCTCGGCATCGCCCTGATCCTCAAGCTGGATCCCGCGATCAGCCGTGCCTACTGCGTGCTCGGCAGCGTGACCGCCATCGCACTCCTCTGCGGCTGGCGCTGGTTCCTCTTCTGCGTGCTGCGCCGCGAGTCCTTCGCTCAAGCGCTTCGGCAGAAGGCGGTCTTCGTGGGCTGGAATGCTGAGTGCAGCCGTGCGATCGGCCGCTTCAGCGAAGGCCGCTCGCAGCAGATCGACGTGCATGGCGTAATCCTGCCGCCGAATGGCAAGCTGGAGTCCGCTCCGCCGTCCGATGCCCCGGTGCTCGGCTCCTACGATGACTTCCGCGACATCGTCCGGAATTCCGGTGCCGACCTCATCATGGCTGTCGACGGCTGCATGGATCGCCACGAAATGCTCCTGCTGGCCGAGACCTGCGGGAAGGAATTCGTGGACTTCAAGCTGGTGCCGAGCTGCTTCCAGATCCTTGTCTCCGGCCTGCAGCTCGAGAATTTCCAAGGCATGCCGGTCCTCGGCATCGGCAAGCTGCCGCTTCACCACGCCTTCAACAACGCCATGAAGCGCGGCATCGACATCATCGGTGCAATCTTCGGCCTGGTCCTTTTCGCCCCGGTCATCGCAGCCTTTTGCGCCATGGTGCGCATGGAGTCGCGCGGCCCGGTCTTCTACCGCCAGCGTCGCATTGGCCTGAATGGCCGTCCCTTCGACATCATCAAGATCCGCTCGATGAAGGTGGATGCCGAGTCGAACGGTCGCCCGGGCTGGACCGTGAAGGACGACCCGCGCCGCCTGAAGGTGGGGGCCTTCATGCGCGAGTGGAATATCGACGAGCTGCCGCAGTTCTGGAACGTGCTGACCGGCGAGATGAGCCTCGTCGGACCGCGTCCGGAGCGCCCGGAGCTGATCGAGAACTTCAAGGAAGACATCCCCCACTACAACGTGCGCCACAACATCAAGCCCGGCGTGACCGGCTGGGCCCAGGTGAACGGCCTGCGCGGCGATACCTGCCTGCGCGAGCGCGTGAAGTTCGACCTCGACTACATCGAGAACTGGAATGTCTTCCTCGACCTCCAGATCATGATGATGACCTTCTTCAACCGGAAGGGTGCCTGCTGA
- the msrB gene encoding peptide-methionine (R)-S-oxide reductase MsrB — protein MKAVLLLAAAIPLCACSAEDTKKEKPAMETADKAPEQPTAKVEKTDEEWKKILTPEQYRILRQSGTERPNGEIYKEFNKQGAGTYYCAGCGAELFTSNEKFDSHCGWPSFYDPSKAKNVTTKDDFSGGMVRTEVNCAKCGGHLGHVFKGEGFDTPTDQRYCINGVALKFVPAKQEKAPEKAAEKK, from the coding sequence ATGAAAGCCGTCCTGCTGCTCGCCGCCGCGATCCCGCTCTGCGCCTGCTCGGCGGAAGACACGAAGAAGGAGAAGCCCGCCATGGAAACCGCTGACAAAGCCCCGGAACAGCCGACCGCTAAGGTCGAAAAGACCGACGAGGAGTGGAAGAAGATCCTGACTCCCGAGCAGTACCGCATCCTCCGCCAGTCCGGCACCGAACGCCCGAACGGCGAGATCTACAAGGAATTCAACAAGCAGGGCGCGGGCACCTACTACTGCGCCGGCTGCGGCGCGGAGCTTTTCACGTCGAATGAGAAATTTGACAGCCACTGCGGCTGGCCCTCCTTCTACGACCCATCGAAGGCCAAGAACGTCACCACCAAGGACGACTTCTCCGGCGGCATGGTCCGCACCGAGGTGAATTGCGCCAAGTGCGGCGGCCACCTCGGTCACGTCTTCAAGGGCGAAGGCTTCGACACCCCCACCGACCAGCGATACTGCATCAACGGCGTCGCCTTGAAATTTGTCCCCGCCAAACAAGAGAAGGCGCCCGAAAAGGCCGCGGAAAAGAAGTGA
- a CDS encoding GNAT family N-acetyltransferase — protein sequence MNVTFRTAVLSDLEAIIALLADDELGRQREVISHEIDPRYIAAFHAIEADSNQRLIVAESGAEVVGTLQLTFIPSLTLVGTWRAQIEAVRIASQLRGHGLGRMMFEWAIGECAASGCQILQLTTDKSRHDAHRFYESLGFLPSHVGYKLVIQRDSASRVPSLSPEFPSIEEANP from the coding sequence ATGAATGTGACATTCCGAACTGCGGTCCTCTCCGATCTTGAGGCGATCATTGCCCTTCTCGCTGATGACGAACTCGGCCGGCAGCGCGAGGTGATCTCCCATGAAATAGATCCTCGCTACATCGCGGCCTTTCACGCGATCGAGGCTGACTCAAACCAGCGGCTGATCGTTGCCGAGAGTGGAGCCGAGGTGGTCGGAACACTACAGCTTACATTCATTCCAAGCCTCACGCTCGTCGGCACTTGGCGGGCTCAAATCGAAGCGGTCAGGATAGCGTCTCAATTGCGAGGCCATGGGCTAGGGAGAATGATGTTCGAGTGGGCGATTGGCGAATGTGCGGCTTCAGGTTGTCAGATTCTCCAACTCACCACTGACAAAAGCCGTCACGATGCTCACCGCTTTTACGAGAGCCTCGGATTCCTCCCGAGCCATGTGGGTTACAAGCTTGTCATTCAAAGGGACTCAGCAAGCAGGGTCCCGAGTCTCAGTCCTGAGTTCCCATCGATTGAAGAAGCGAATCCTTGA
- a CDS encoding outer membrane beta-barrel protein, translating to MPRAPRVVPMTIAALAAGVLAPSSAEELTSAAPGRLDGEVDSRIVPRNAPRLDGLAGKERSEELEMGIAISAAYDDNIFLSPNAQSDFVVKVSPAIAWRKGDPKEGEGGYIRAAYKPTGVKYSDFSDNDRVDQVASWEVGWRGQAIKLAYSGEARSLGDATADTGTLTDRTEFASEARVTWSVRERVAVEVAAGYESTTYDDSRFADSSNAYGGIALRYAYSPKTTLSAAYKFGRFEVDGAGPQDVHRTTARIEWKPREKIAVDIEVGAEHRIFDSGSDTTPVVEARVGWTPKEGTEIYLDAYRRERASAYLAGQNYTQGGVALGITQRLGEKWSAKLEGGVESAEYSRVSGAGIAGREDKIHFIRPAVEYRFTDDFSMGLFYRYSENRSNSRAFGYENHGAGIEMGYRF from the coding sequence GTGCCACGAGCCCCCCGAGTGGTGCCGATGACGATCGCCGCGCTGGCGGCGGGCGTCTTGGCCCCTTCGTCGGCCGAGGAACTCACCTCCGCGGCCCCCGGCCGGCTGGATGGTGAGGTGGACAGCCGTATTGTCCCCCGGAATGCACCGCGCCTCGACGGACTGGCGGGCAAGGAGCGCTCGGAGGAACTCGAAATGGGCATCGCGATCTCCGCGGCCTACGACGACAACATCTTCCTGAGCCCCAACGCGCAATCGGACTTCGTCGTGAAGGTCTCGCCCGCCATCGCGTGGCGGAAGGGCGACCCGAAGGAGGGCGAGGGCGGCTACATCCGCGCGGCCTACAAGCCCACGGGGGTGAAGTATTCGGATTTTAGCGACAATGATCGCGTCGATCAGGTCGCGTCTTGGGAAGTCGGCTGGCGTGGCCAGGCGATCAAGCTCGCCTACTCGGGGGAAGCCCGGTCGTTGGGGGATGCCACCGCCGATACCGGCACGCTGACGGATCGCACGGAATTCGCGAGTGAGGCCCGTGTGACATGGTCGGTACGGGAGCGGGTGGCGGTGGAAGTCGCAGCGGGCTACGAGTCCACGACTTACGACGACTCGCGCTTCGCCGACTCCAGCAATGCCTACGGCGGCATCGCGCTGCGCTACGCCTACTCGCCGAAGACGACCTTGAGCGCGGCCTACAAGTTCGGGCGCTTCGAGGTGGATGGTGCGGGGCCGCAGGATGTCCACCGGACCACGGCCCGCATCGAGTGGAAGCCCCGCGAGAAGATCGCCGTCGATATCGAGGTCGGCGCCGAGCACCGGATTTTTGACAGCGGCTCGGACACCACGCCGGTGGTCGAGGCCCGCGTCGGCTGGACTCCCAAGGAAGGCACCGAGATCTATCTGGATGCCTACCGCCGCGAGCGCGCATCTGCCTATCTGGCTGGCCAGAATTACACCCAGGGTGGTGTGGCGCTCGGCATCACCCAGCGCCTCGGCGAGAAGTGGAGCGCGAAGCTTGAGGGTGGCGTGGAGAGTGCTGAATACAGCCGCGTTTCCGGCGCTGGAATCGCCGGTCGCGAGGACAAGATCCACTTCATCCGCCCGGCCGTGGAGTACCGCTTCACGGACGATTTCAGCATGGGCCTCTTCTACCGCTACTCGGAGAACCGCTCCAACAGCCGCGCCTTTGGCTACGAAAACCATGGCGCGGGCATCGAAATGGGCTACCGATTCTAA
- a CDS encoding polysaccharide biosynthesis/export family protein: protein MNVKFLLLLCAIIGLLAAFSSGQTAEGGRASGIIGQRDTVEIRVFREDDLTTTGQLSTSGTITMPLIGSVKLAGLSTESAAKAIEAKLKDGYLVKPEVTVTIEGRIRRTITVLGQVQNSGVFELPANRSLTVVEAIGMAGGSTRIANTKKITLKRSGGKVQTINLKDITSGKVADVPLKDGDVLSIPESLF from the coding sequence ATGAACGTGAAATTCCTGCTCCTGCTGTGCGCCATCATCGGCTTGCTGGCGGCATTCAGCTCAGGCCAGACCGCCGAGGGTGGCCGCGCCTCCGGCATCATCGGCCAGCGCGATACCGTGGAAATCCGGGTCTTCCGCGAGGACGACCTGACCACCACCGGCCAGCTTTCCACCAGCGGCACCATCACCATGCCGCTGATCGGCTCGGTGAAGCTCGCCGGACTCAGTACCGAGTCCGCCGCGAAGGCGATCGAGGCGAAGCTCAAGGACGGCTACCTCGTGAAGCCCGAGGTGACCGTGACCATCGAGGGCCGTATCCGCCGCACCATCACCGTGCTCGGCCAGGTGCAGAATTCCGGGGTCTTCGAGCTGCCGGCCAATCGCTCCCTCACCGTGGTGGAAGCCATCGGCATGGCAGGTGGTTCCACCCGCATCGCGAATACCAAGAAGATCACGCTCAAGCGCTCCGGCGGGAAGGTCCAGACGATCAATCTGAAGGACATCACTTCTGGCAAGGTGGCCGATGTCCCGCTCAAGGACGGCGACGTGCTGAGCATTCCCGAAAGTCTTTTCTAA
- a CDS encoding GumC family protein — translation MPAAPRSTELAIAEPTLYLPKVEPGRLFGILLRRGWLVILGMALAVGAMAYYVKKAPKIYVSTGSVEVSSHAPRVLNIDGLSPEDSKDLEQLRTIERNMASSALLMRVAKSHDLFTAKDFAPPGTSEQGVVALLASRTRVELDRGTRVVVISVEDTDPERAKSIVESLVSEYDLWIKDRREDLARRAVEGLAKEEEKLRQSMDAANARLQEFRETHPVPGLEGREGSGPVTDQLGALNTQLTQAKSERLRLEAEYESFKKFDPEDPDSLGGIATTARSEEVLSLSRSLQAKELEFAKIKERYLFKHPVFKEADREVTSLKEDLIGAVRSAGKALERSYHVALENEAKLQGEVEGARTVAIGVEGVRSNFDALKREADAARELHATVDLRLRETALTSAVAASAITWAEPPFVPEKATKPAKKILFPLAAFVGMMGGFTLLVGSELRDGRVRDSASAARATGAPLLASLPPLEAGREGDMVLLSDPASPTAEAFRRLRAILLPPQAKPDARTILFASAVPGEGRSLCAMNYAASLAMQGQRTLLLDGDMRRPGLSREHVKAEFGGLGDYLSGKSDPAKACFPTALPNLYLMSSGPMRDDAAELLSGTRFPALLEDAYRWFDAVVIDSPPVLAVSDALAISRYADRVCLVVRQNASERKNLRKAAEMIRATGGNLMGFVWNELPVRSKGHSAPEPVVPFSHPALAGPAAEAKTGEGSASPESSSPVIS, via the coding sequence GTGCCCGCAGCTCCCCGCAGTACGGAGCTGGCGATCGCCGAGCCGACCCTTTATCTGCCGAAGGTGGAGCCCGGACGCCTCTTTGGCATCCTGCTGCGCCGGGGCTGGCTCGTCATTCTGGGCATGGCGCTCGCCGTCGGTGCGATGGCCTACTATGTGAAGAAGGCTCCGAAGATCTACGTCTCCACCGGCTCGGTGGAGGTGAGCAGCCACGCCCCGCGGGTGCTGAATATCGACGGCCTGTCACCGGAGGATTCCAAGGATCTCGAACAGCTCCGCACCATCGAGCGGAACATGGCTTCCTCCGCCCTGCTGATGCGTGTGGCGAAATCCCACGACCTCTTCACGGCGAAGGATTTCGCCCCGCCGGGAACGAGCGAGCAGGGCGTCGTTGCGCTGCTCGCCAGCCGTACCCGCGTGGAACTCGACCGCGGCACCCGCGTGGTTGTGATCAGCGTGGAGGACACGGATCCCGAGCGCGCCAAGAGCATCGTGGAGTCGCTGGTGTCCGAATACGATCTCTGGATCAAGGACCGCCGCGAGGACCTCGCCCGGCGCGCCGTGGAGGGACTGGCAAAGGAAGAGGAGAAGCTCCGCCAGTCGATGGATGCCGCGAATGCCCGCCTGCAGGAATTCCGCGAAACCCACCCCGTCCCCGGACTTGAGGGCCGCGAGGGCTCCGGCCCCGTGACCGATCAACTCGGCGCGCTCAATACGCAGCTCACCCAGGCGAAGTCGGAGCGGCTGCGCCTGGAGGCGGAGTACGAGTCCTTCAAGAAATTCGACCCCGAGGACCCGGACTCGCTCGGTGGCATCGCCACCACGGCCCGCTCGGAGGAGGTGCTTTCCCTCTCCCGCTCGCTTCAGGCAAAGGAACTGGAATTCGCGAAGATCAAGGAGCGCTATCTCTTCAAGCACCCCGTCTTCAAGGAGGCGGACCGTGAGGTCACCAGCCTCAAGGAAGATCTCATCGGCGCGGTGCGTTCCGCGGGCAAGGCGCTGGAGCGCAGCTACCATGTCGCTCTGGAAAACGAGGCCAAGCTGCAGGGCGAGGTCGAGGGCGCGCGCACCGTGGCCATCGGCGTGGAGGGAGTCCGCTCGAACTTCGACGCCCTGAAGCGCGAGGCCGATGCGGCGCGCGAGCTGCACGCCACCGTGGACCTTCGCCTTCGCGAGACGGCCCTCACCAGCGCGGTCGCCGCCTCCGCCATCACGTGGGCCGAGCCTCCGTTCGTGCCCGAGAAGGCGACGAAGCCCGCGAAGAAGATCCTTTTCCCGCTGGCGGCGTTCGTTGGAATGATGGGCGGCTTCACGCTGCTCGTGGGCTCGGAGCTCCGCGACGGCCGCGTCCGTGACTCCGCCAGTGCCGCGCGTGCCACCGGTGCCCCGCTGCTCGCCAGCCTGCCGCCGCTCGAGGCTGGCAGGGAAGGGGACATGGTGCTGCTGTCCGATCCCGCCTCGCCCACCGCCGAGGCATTCCGCCGCCTGCGGGCCATCCTGCTGCCGCCGCAGGCGAAGCCCGATGCGCGCACCATCCTTTTCGCCAGTGCGGTGCCGGGCGAGGGTCGCTCGCTTTGCGCGATGAATTACGCCGCGTCGCTCGCCATGCAAGGCCAGCGGACGCTCCTGCTGGATGGCGACATGCGCCGGCCCGGCCTCAGCCGGGAGCACGTGAAGGCGGAGTTCGGCGGGCTCGGCGACTACCTCTCCGGCAAGTCCGACCCGGCGAAGGCCTGCTTCCCCACCGCGCTGCCAAATCTCTACCTGATGTCCTCCGGCCCGATGCGCGACGATGCCGCCGAGCTACTCTCCGGCACGCGTTTCCCGGCCCTGCTGGAAGATGCCTACCGGTGGTTCGACGCCGTCGTCATCGACAGCCCGCCGGTGCTCGCGGTGAGCGATGCGCTCGCGATTTCCCGTTACGCCGACCGCGTTTGCCTCGTGGTGCGCCAGAACGCCAGCGAGCGGAAGAACCTCCGCAAGGCCGCTGAGATGATCCGCGCGACCGGTGGCAATTTGATGGGTTTCGTCTGGAACGAGTTGCCGGTCAGGTCGAAAGGCCACTCGGCACCCGAGCCTGTCGTCCCCTTCAGCCACCCGGCCCTCGCTGGTCCCGCGGCAGAAGCTAAGACCGGTGAAGGGTCGGCTTCTCCTGAAAGTTCATCCCCCGTGATTTCCTGA
- a CDS encoding nucleotide pyrophosphohydrolase: MSDSIAELTTRIRSFVDAREWQQFHNPKDMAVAIAAEAGELLQHFVWQQPDQVEKRTDERRDEIASEIADVGILLFEMADLLGMNLGEVMERKIARNEERYPADKARGNNLKYNEL, translated from the coding sequence ATGTCCGACTCCATCGCCGAACTCACCACCCGCATCCGGAGCTTCGTGGATGCCCGGGAGTGGCAGCAGTTTCACAATCCGAAGGACATGGCCGTGGCCATCGCCGCGGAGGCGGGGGAGTTGCTCCAGCATTTCGTCTGGCAGCAGCCGGATCAGGTGGAAAAGCGCACGGACGAACGCCGGGATGAGATCGCCTCGGAGATCGCGGACGTGGGCATCCTCCTGTTTGAAATGGCGGATCTGCTCGGCATGAACCTCGGCGAGGTAATGGAGCGAAAGATTGCCCGCAACGAGGAACGTTATCCCGCCGACAAGGCGCGCGGAAACAATCTCAAGTACAACGAACTCTGA
- a CDS encoding FKBP-type peptidyl-prolyl cis-trans isomerase, translated as MKSTLSILTLAIAFGFTSCKSETGSAGSETSPSTESAPRDESAAAETKTTASGLKYTILKKGTGDVHPKETDNVTVHYHGTLLNGTVFDSSVDRGEPTSFPLNRVIAGWTEGVQLMVVGDKFKFEIPANLAYGERSPSPTIPPNSTLVFEVELLGIQ; from the coding sequence ATGAAATCCACCCTTTCGATCCTCACGCTGGCCATTGCCTTCGGTTTCACCTCCTGCAAGTCCGAGACCGGCAGCGCCGGTTCGGAGACGAGCCCTTCGACGGAATCCGCTCCGCGCGATGAAAGCGCTGCCGCTGAAACGAAGACCACCGCCAGCGGCCTGAAATACACGATCCTGAAGAAGGGAACCGGCGATGTGCATCCGAAGGAAACCGACAACGTGACCGTCCACTATCACGGCACGCTCCTGAATGGCACCGTCTTCGATAGCTCGGTGGATCGTGGCGAGCCTACCAGCTTCCCTCTCAACCGCGTCATCGCAGGCTGGACTGAGGGTGTCCAGCTCATGGTCGTGGGCGACAAGTTCAAGTTCGAGATCCCGGCAAACCTCGCCTACGGGGAAAGAAGCCCGAGCCCTACCATCCCGCCGAACAGCACGCTTGTCTTCGAGGTGGAACTACTGGGAATCCAGTAA